One stretch of Zingiber officinale cultivar Zhangliang chromosome 6B, Zo_v1.1, whole genome shotgun sequence DNA includes these proteins:
- the LOC121988731 gene encoding probable mitochondrial import inner membrane translocase subunit TIM21 produces the protein MMASRVLSGIARRAASRRLMSPFSRQGALESATGGFPSVKESALTSSANSSIKDIPNAEEKSAKFSRWQLINTNSAGQLNIYERKPGIFPHLVRTFASNYSTQASEQRRNENRKDISTIEDPFDAPTYNIPEKPVTFTEGASYSLVILAGLGVAGVAAYAVFKELIFEPKEYKIFGKALERVQNDSRVTVRIGHPVTGYGQESRNRAARQRIPNRVWTDEDGVEHVEVSFHIRGPHGFGQAYAEMFKNQADKKWTFTYLIVEIKSPSPAQLMLESYVPA, from the exons ATGATGGCGTCTAGGGTTCTGTCAGGGATTGCTAGACGCGCCGCCTCGCGCCGCCTAATGTCGCCCTTCTCTCGGCAGGGGGCGTTGGAGAGCGCCACCGGCGGCTTCCCTTCTGTAAAGGAATCGGCTTTGACCTCCTCGGCGAATTCATCGATCAAG GATATACCAAATGCTGAAG AAAAATCTGCCAAATTCTCCAGATGGCAATTGATCAACACAAACTCTGCAGGTCAACTTAATATTTATGAAAGAAAGCCTGGCATCTTTCCACATTTAGTAAGAACATTTGCATCAAATTATTCCACACAAGCATCAGAACAAAGGAGAAATGAG AACAGAAAAGATATATCAACAATTGAAGATCCCTTTGATGCACCTACATACAACATTCCAGAAAAGCCAGTGACATTTACGGAGGGTGCCTCATACAGTCTTGTAATACTTGCAGGATTGGGTGTTGCAGGCGTGGCTGCTTATGCTGTTTTTAAGGAGTTAATTTTTGAGCCAAAAGA GTATAAGATTTTTGGGAAGGCACTTGAAAGGGTACAAAATGATAGCCGG GTGACTGTTAGAATTGGTCACCCTGTTACTGGATACGGTCAAGAAAGCAGAAACCGCGCTGCTCGTCAACGAATCCCTAATAGAGTTTGGACTGATGAAGATGGTGTTGAGCACGTTGAG GTAAGTTTCCATATTCGCGGGCCTCATGGATTTGGGCAGGCGTATGCGGAAATGTTCAAAAACCAAGctgataagaagtggactttcaCATACTTGATTGTCGAGATTAAGTCTCCATCTCCTGCCCAGTTAATGCTAGAGTCTTATGTGCCTGCATAA
- the LOC121988730 gene encoding 30S ribosomal protein S1, chloroplastic-like, producing the protein MASFAPHQLAGIRCPPISSSPILKPSSTPARPSFCPAAVIMGTYALTPDQKERQQLKEMFEEARERCLNAPMEGVSFTVEDFNEALEKYDFNSEIGSKVKGTVFMTDLNGALVDIAAKSSAYLPVQEACIYKIKHVSEAGIYPGLVEEFVIIDENMSDDSLILSLRSIQYDLAWERCRQLQAEDVIVKGKVVDGNKGGVVAIVEGLRGFVPFSQISSKSAAEELIDKELPLKFVEVDEEQSRLVLSNRKAMADSQAQLGIGSVVVGTVQSLKPYGAFIDIGGINGLLHVSQISHDRVSDISTVLQPGDSLKVMILSHDRERGRVSLSTKKLEPTPGDMIRNPTLVYEKADEMAQIFRQRIAQAEAMARADMLRFQPESGLSLSSEGVLSPFASDLPEEGLDLTDIPPAED; encoded by the exons ATGGCGAGCTTTGCCCCCCACCAGTTGGCGGGGATCCGATGCCCTCCGATTTCCTCCTCCCCTATCTTGAAGCCGTCCTCCACGCCGGCGAGGCCCTCTTTCTGCCCCGCGGCCGTCATCATGGGCACTTATGCCCTCACCCCGGATCAGAAGGAGCGGCAGCAGCTGAAGGAGATGTTCGAGGAGGCTCGCGAGCGTTGCCTCAACGCCCCCATGGAGGGCGTTTCCTTCACCGTCGAGGACTTCAATGAAGCCCTCGAAAAGTACGACTTCAACTCCGAAATCGGCTCCAAG GTTAAAGGGACAGTTTTCATGACAGATTTGAATGGTGCACTTGTGGACATAGCAGCCAAGTCATCAGCATACTTGCCTGTTCAAGAAGCATGTATCTACAAAATTAAGCATGTCTCTGAAGCAGGAATATATCCAGGATTGGTTGAAGAGTTTGTCATAATTGATGAGAATATGTCAGATGATAGTTTAATTTTAAGTCTACGGTCAATTCAGTATGACCTGGCATGGGAAAGGTGTAGGCAACTTCAGGCTGAAGATGTTATCGTCAAGGGCAAG GTTGTGGATGGAAATAAAGGCGGTGTGGTAGCAATCGTGGAGGGCCTCCGTGGTTTTGTTCCATTTTCACAGATATCATCT AAATCAGCAGCAGAAGAACTCATTGACAAGGAATTACCTCTTAAGTTTGTGGAGGTTGACGAGGAACAGTCTAGGCTTGTTCTCAGTAACCGCAAGGCCATGGCAGATAGTCAGGCTCAACTTGGTATTGGATCCGTGGTGGTAGGGACCGTCCAGAGTCTTAAACCATACGGTGCCTTCATCGACATTGGTGGCATCAATGGCCTTCTCCATGTTAGCCAGATCAGTCATGATCGTGTGTCGGACATCTCCACAGTGCTTCAACCCGGCGATAGCCTCAAg GTAATGATCCTAAGTCATGACCGCGAAAGAGGCCGCGTAAGTCTCTCGACTAAAAAGTTGGAACCCACTCCTGGCGACATGATTCGTAATCCGACGCTGGTATATGAAAAG GCGGATGAGATGGCACAAATCTTCAGACAAAGGATAGCCCAAGCTGAGGCAATGGCTCGTGCCGACATGCTAAGGTTCCAACCTGAG AGTGGTTTATCTCTTAGTTCAGAGGGAGTTTTAAGCCCCTTTGCGTCAGACTTGCCTGAAGAGGGCTTGGACTTGACTGACATTCCCCCAGCAGAAGATTAA
- the LOC121988733 gene encoding monocopper oxidase-like protein SKU5: protein MLPSPSSSLRVSSLLFFLALSLIGAGYGGDPYVFYQWEVGYVSASPLGVKQQVIAINGQFPGPILSATTNWNVVVNILNRLDEPFLVTWNGLQHRKNSWQDGVLGTNCPIPSGWNWTYEFQVKDQIGSFFYIPSINFQKAAGGYGGIIVNNRNVIPLPFGLPDGDITILISDWYIKDFKDLRKIIEDGNDLGVPDGVVINGLGPFRYNESIVPEGITYATITVDPGKTYRFRVHNVGFSTSLNFRIQNHNLLLVETEGSYTVQQNYTNMDIHVGQSYSFLVTMDQNTASDYYIVASARFVNSTTRDRLTGVALLHYSSSQGPASGPLPDGPDEGDTYFSVNQARSIRWNVSAGAARPNPQGSFRYGEITVTDVYVLVNTPAEVINGQMRNTLNGISYIAPSTPLKLAQQFNIPGVYKLDFPNRMMNRPAKVDTSIINGTYKGFMEIIFQNNDTMIQSYHMDGYAFFVVGMDYGTWTENSRGTYNKWDGVARSTIQVYPGAWTAILVYLDNVGIWNLRAENLETWYRGQEVYISVSNPEDSSNKTELPLPNDSIFCGELSSLQGEQSHKFRFSEASSVTKLSKILVMWLLFAWLGVCTL from the exons ATGCTCCCCTCGCCGTCTTCCTCGCTCCGAGTTTCtagtcttctcttcttcctcgccCTTTCGCTCATCGGCGCGGGCTACGGCGGAGATCCCTACGTCTTCTACCAGTGGGAAGTGGGCTACGTTTCCGCCTCCCCTCTCGGGGTCAAGCAACAG GTTATTGCAATCAACGGACAATTTCCAGGACCAATTCTGAGTGCAACAACAAATTGGAACGTTGTCGTCAATATCCTGAATAGATTAGACGAGCCTTTTCTAGTAACATG GAATGGTTTGCAGCACAGAAAGAACTCTTGGCAGGATGGTGTTTTAGGGACAAACTGCCCCATTCCTTCTGGATGGAATTGGACCTACGAATTCCAAGTCAAAGATCAGATTGGAagtttcttttatattccttcaaTCAACTTTCAGAAAGCTGCAGGCGGCTATGGTGGAATTATAGTAAACAACAGAAATGTGATTCCTTTGCCATTCGGGTTGCCGGATGGAGATATAACAATCTTGATTTCTGACTGGTACATCAAAGATTTCAAG GACTTGAGAAAAATCATCGAAGATGGAAATGATCTCGGAGTTCCTGATGGAGTTGTCATCAATGGTCTGGGACCCTTCCGTTATAATGAATCAATCGTCCCTGAAGGCATCACCTATGCTACAATTACTGTGGATCCAG GAAAAACATATCGGTTTCGAGTGCATAATGTTGGATTCTCAACTAGCTTAAATTTCCGAATACAAAACCACAACTTGCTGCTTGTAGAGACAGAAGGTTCTTACACTGTTCAACAGAATTATACAAATATGGATATCCATGTGGGTCAATCATACTCCTTTCTTGTCACAATGGACCAAAACACAGCTAGTGATTACTATATCGTAGCAAGTGCTCGGTTTGTCAACTCAACTACTAGGGATAGATTAACTGGTGTAGCTCTATTGCACTATTCTAGTTCCCAAGGACCGGCATCAGGTCCACTCCCGGATGGTCCAGATGAAGGTGATACATACTTCTCTGTTAATCAAGCAAGGTCCATCAG ATGGAACGTCTCTGCTGGTGCTGCTCGGCCTAATCCACAGGGATCTTTCCGGTATGGTGAGATCACTGTGACTGATGTCTACGTACTAGTTAATACACCAGCGGAGGTGATCAATGGGCAGATGCGAAATACTTTGAATGGTATCTCTTATATTGCCCCTTCGACACCCCTTAAACTTGCACAACAATTTAATATACCAGGAGTTTATAAGCTTGATTTCCCCAATCGAATGATGAACAGACCTGCAAAAGTGGACACATCCATTATTAATGGAACTTATAAAGGttttatggaaattattttccaaaacaaTGATACTATGATTCAAAGTTACCACATGGATGGATATGCATTCTTCGTCGTGGG GATGGATTATGGAACTTGGACAGAAAATAGCAGGGGTACATACAACAAGTGGGATGGAGTTGCTCGTAGTACAATACAG GTATATCCTGGAGCCTGGACAGCCATCCTTGTTTATCTTGATAATGTCGGCATATGGAACTTGCGTGCAGAAAACCTTGAAACATGGTACAGGGGCCAGGAAGTATACATTAGTGTGAGCAATCCAGAGGACAGCAGCAACAAGACTGAGCTCCCTTTACCTAATGATTCAATATTTTGTGGCGAACTCTCAAGCCTACAGGG AGAACAGTCTCATAAATTTAGATTTTCTGAAGCATCATCAGTCACAAAATTGAGCAAAATCTTAGTGATGTGGCTGCTATTTGCTTGGCTTGGAGTTTGTACATTGTAA
- the LOC121988732 gene encoding pentatricopeptide repeat-containing protein At5g66520-like yields the protein MAASAVVPASPPPAPAPSSAASGRRLATERATLRSSIDSCRSLAELRQYHSQLIRLGLSSDNDAAGRLIKFLAFHPSGDIPYALRLLALLPHPDPFVFNTLFRALPCPALSLPLYADMLRRSVAPNAFTFPSLLNPISAARDLRSGRQVHAHLLKLGFHTHPFSQNNLIHFYLNCGLAVDGRSVFDRMDQPDVVSWTTMISGLSKLDMVDDARELFDRMPQRNSVSWNAMISGYTQNGRFKQAFELFDRMRSQGIELDRFVAASMLAACTGMGALEQGKWIHGYIERKRIELDPKLATTIIDMYCKCGCLDKAYEVFHGLSKKGLSSWNCMIGGLAMHGHGKDAIQLFKEMEKGAMVPDDITLLNVLSACAHVGMVAEGQHYFRYMVDEYGIVPKMEHFGCMVDLLGRAGLLAEAKKVIEEMPVDADAAVLGALLGACKIHGNVDMGEQIGQQVIKLDPYNGGRYVLLANLFASTGRWDDVAKMRTLMNDRGVNKEPGCSMIEMDGRVHEFIAGGKSHPQAREIYAMVNEMLERIRAEGYVPDTSGVFHDIDEEEKENPLYYHSEKLAIAFGLLNTSSGDTIRISKNLRVCKDCHVASKFISKVFNRDIIVRDRNRFHHFKGGECSCKDYW from the coding sequence ATGGCCGCCTCCGCCGTGGTGCCCGCTTCGCCTCCGCCCGCGCCGGCTCCTTCCtcggcggcctccggccgccGCCTCGCCACTGAAAGAGCTACTCTCCGCAGCAGCATCGACTCGTGCAGATCACTGGCCGAGCTGCGGCAGTACCACTCCCAGCTCATCCGCCTCGGTCTATCCTCCGATAACGACGCCGCCGGCCGCCTCATCAAGTTCCTCGCTTTCCACCCCTCCGGAGACATCCCTTACGCCCTCCGCCTCCTGGCCCTCCTACCCCACCCGGACCCCTTCGTCTTCAACACCCTGTTCCGTGCCCTTCCTTGCCCCGCCCTCTCCCTCCCCCTCTACGCCGACATGCTCCGTCGATCCGTCGCCCCCAACGCCTTCACCTTCCCTTCCCTCCTCAACCCCATCTCCGCCGCCCGCGATCTACGCTCTGGCCGCCAGGTACACGCCCACCTCCTCAAGCTGGGATTCCACACCCACCCCTTCTCCCAGAACAATCTCATCCATTTCTATCTCAACTGCGGCCTCGCAGTCGATGGGCGCAGTGTGTTCGACAGAATGGATCAACCAGATGTGGTCTCCTGGACCACCATGATCAGTGGGCTGTCAAAGCTGGACATGGTGGACGATGCACGGGAGCTGTTCGACAGAATGCCCCAAAGGAACTCTGTTTCCTGGAATGCAATGATCTCGGGGTACACGCAGAACGGACGATTCAAGCAAGCGTTCGAGTTGTTTGACCGAATGCGATCACAAGGCATCGAGCTTGACAGGTTCGTCGCAGCGAGCATGCTCGCGGCTTGCACGGGAATGGGAGCATTGGAACAGGGCAAATGGATCCATGGCTACATTGAGAGGAAGAGAATTGAGTTGGATCCTAAACTGGCTACAACCATCATAGACATGTATTGCAAGTGTGGTTGCTTGGACAAGGCTTACGAAGTCTTTCACGGGTTGTCGAAGAAAGGGCTTTCGTCGTGGAACTGTATGATCGGAGGGCTTGCAATGCACGGGCACGGGAAGGACGCTATTCAACTGTTCAAGGAAATGGAGAAGGGAGCAATGGTGCCGGACGATATCACACTCTTGAATGTCCTCAGTGCTTGTGCGCACGTGGGAATGGTCGCAGAGGGGCAGCATTATTTTAGGTACATGGTCGATGAGTATGGAATTGTGCCGAAGATGGAGCATTTTGGTTGCATGGTTGATTTGCTAGGGAGAGCAGGGCTTTTGGCAGAAGCGAAGAAGGTCATAGAAGAGATGCCCGTGGATGCTGATGCTGCAGTTTTGGGGGCCCTTCTTGGGGCATGCAAGATTCACGGCAACGTCGATATGGGTGAGCAAATCGGTCAGCAGGTTATCAAATTGGATCCTTATAATGGTGGTCGATACGTACTTCTAGCTAACTTGTTTGCTAGTACCGGACGGTGGGATGATGTGGCCAAAATGAGGACATTGATGAATGATAGAGGGGTGAACAAAGAGCCTGGATGTTCAATGATTGAAATGGATGGTAGAGTCCATGAGTTCATTGCTGGTGGCAAGTCTCACCCTCAAGCCAGAGAAATATACGCCATGGTCAATGAGATGCTGGAGAGGATAAGGGCAGAGGGTTATGTACCGGACACTAGTGGAGTATTTCATGATATCGATGAGGAGGAGAAAGAAAATCCTTTATACTATCACAGTGAGAAGCTTGCTATAGCTTTTGGGCTACTAAATACTAGTTCAGGCGACACTATAAGGATTTCAAAGAACTTGAGAGTTTGCAAAGATTGCCATGTGGCAAGTAAGTTCATCTCTAAAGTTTTCAATAGGGACATCATTGTGAGGGACCGGAACCGTTTCCACCATTTCAAGGGAGGAGAATGTTCTTGCAAAGATTACTGGTGA